The window ttttgatctagGACTAGCAGTACGTATGTACTACTCTACGTACCACGATGACGCGACGGGGAACGGAGTGGACCATGCATGAAAAAAATCGATTTCGCGCGCGGCCATGTGGTTTACTACATGTCATCATGTTGGATCTggccctatatatatatatcttggtAGTTCCATCGAGCAGTTGCAATATATGATACAAGTTGCAAGTCCATACAGTATTCGTGAAAGATATAATACTGGTATGCAAGGTTATTAATTTAATCCTTGGCAAATATACGAGCAGTGTAAAAGTTCTGTTTTAGATTATCACAAGCTAAAAGCTAAGCTATAGATTCACCGGAACACCACCATGGAGGGAGGGATACTAATTGCTTCTGTGGACCAGCATCTAACAAATCATCATGGAGCAGATCGGGAGGACTACGGAGATATTCTCTCGATCGTTGGCTTAGCACTTAGTAGCAGTTCCAAAAGCTCGATGATGACGATCGCAAAGATATGCATGATAGTATAAATCAAACTCCCCGGAGAGGCTCTCATGTAGTAGCGGCTCTGCTgctttagagcaagtttaatatagTCAATTATTAGCTTCAAGCCTTCAAATAAtttatagttaatttaatagtcaattcatataatagttacctataaatatatattacactattaatacataaCCCCCaaatatcatacacacattatgtcttAAAGTCTATGCTACAGCtcgctggctataaatctgcaGCTCGCTGCTCTTCTGTCTCATTTATCTTCTAGATATGTGTTTATAGTTGACTTATAGTCTGTTGTTACACCTGCTCTTAGCTACCAGCTTTCGTctttcattatattttctctgtACGTACGTCTTCCAAACAACATTGTCTCGTCTCTTATCTATCCCAGACTGACCCCACCGGACGATGAAACAGTTGGATCTTGAGTAGCAGCAATCAAGTGATCACGTCAATCTATCGAGATCCCACGCAGTGGCTCATAATCTCACATGGCGGCCTGCCTCGCACTTTTTCCTTATCCATGCTAAGCCCCCTGCTCCTCGCAGAAAAGCCGGCAGCACGGTTGCTTTTGCCCTCTTTAACCATCACACTCTTCTTCCATTCACCACCTCGGTTGTTTGTTTGGTCGCGTGCATGAGACCTGGCTCGCGAAGCGTACGCAACCATATCCAATCCAACGAGAGACTCGTCGCCGGCCAACAGCCGGCGTCCATGCCTCCACCGTGCAAACGCATAAGTTGCACAGTGTTTAAATACACAATTTGTTTGTGGTATACTCGTGCAATTATTGTAAGTACGTGACCCCGACGACGCAATCCACCGATTCGATATGTATCTCGATCGGTCGTACTAGACCGAgcatcccgcgcgcgcgcgcgcaaaaTCTCCGACTCTCGGATCAGCCACAGTGGAAGATCGTCATATATATATCAGCCTCCTCTCTCATGGCTTGTTGGGGGAATAATTCTGAGAAACAGCTGGTTGGTCGTCAGCTTGAATCTGAAAAAGTTGGGAaacccagcttctggcttctagttcattttctgaattctaCAGCTATAACTTCTTAGAATCTGGACCAAAAGCTAGACTGTTTAGGAGAGCTTCTGATTCTCGAAGAAGCTGCAGCAGGTAGAAACTCTCCAAATAGAACCTcagtctctctctttttctcatcGAGTGATTACCTCGCCGTACGCATATGATCCTGCGGCAAATCtgtgccttttttttcctctctgaTCGGCTACTGTACTCATCCGCGTCAGCCTCGAATCGTAGCCGTTAATTATCTCTGATCCGGTAGATAGCCCGTAGGCCGTAGCATATGCACTGCAAAGAAACACTGCATGGATGGTGGCTCTTGCTCTTGGTAATCGATCTCCATGCATAGCGCTAGGCCACTGCAGAGGGGGTCCCACTGGCTTTGTTAGCTTCTTTTCCAGTGAGACTGTAGCAGTGTAGCTGCCCTGTGCCTTTACGTAGGGTTAGTACTCCTACTACTGTTTGTTTGTTCAGCTCGTGCTTAAGTTGCGTGCGACAATATTTATACAGGCAGGCAGCAAGTTGCACGTGAAATTCGTCTGCTGGTTGCTGCCGCTGCGCAGCATGATTTGGATGTGTATGTGGTTGGAGTCTTTTCCCACACATTTGGCCGGATAAACCCGACATGATTTCCTAACCGCGCGCGCTTGGAGATATTCCGCCTGGTGTTTACCATGATTTCTCGTTCAATCCTCCGAGCGAAGTCACAATAGGCAATGTCGCGCGTTTCACTTGTTACACCAGGATTTCTGAGGAGATTCACCGAGGAGGTTGACACTTGAAACAACACGATCAATAGTTTCTTACCCTCTTCATATTCACAAATATACGACAGGCAAAAAATTGGTACGTGAAATTCGTCTGTTGTTTGCCGCTGCACAGCATGATTTGGATGTGTATGTGGTTGGCGTAAACCTTATCCCACACGTTTGGCCAGATAAAGCCCatatgcatgcagatgcagacaTGATTTCCTAACCGCGCGCTTGGAAATATTCCGCCTGGTTTACCACGATTCCTCATTCAATCCTCCAAGCGAAGTGACAATAGGCAATGTCGCGTGTTTCACTTACACTACGATTTCTGAGGAGATTCACCGAGGAGGTTGACACTTGAAACAACACGATTGATAGTTTCTTACCCCCTTCATTCACAAATATACAGCAGGCAACAAGTTGGTAGGTGAAATTCATCTCCTGTTTGCCGCTGCACAGCATGATTTGGATGTGTATGTGGTTACACGTTTGGCCGGATAAGCCCATATGCATGCAGATGCATACATGATTTCCTAACCACGCGCGATAGGAAATATTCCACCTGGTTTACCACGATTCCTCATTCAATCCTCCGAGCGAAGTCACAATAAGCAATGTCACGCGTTTCACTTGTTACACCAGGATTTCTGAGGAGATTCACCAAGGATGTTGACACTTGAAACAACACGATCGATAGTTTcttacccccccccccttcaTTCACAAATATTTCATAAGGTCATTTGATGTTTTAGAATAAGGTTCGGTCAGACTCTTGAGAAGTTGAACGTATAATTTCTCAAAagcttatttttaaaattatatggTGCATATGAGTTATGATAGTACTTAAAAAACACATCCACAAGTGTGTTAAGCAATATATACTAtcttcattttttaatatatgatgtcgATGACTTTTAGGCATGTGTTTAATCATTTGACTTATTCAAAATTTCTGTatagatttaaaaaatataagtcatgcttaaataaCTTTTAAtgataaagcaagtcacaataaaataaatgataattacattttttttaaaaaataagaggaatgatcaaacatatctttaaaaagtcaatggcaaaATTATTGCTAGATTTCTAATCACCTTCAGCCTAGCACCTTGGAATTACAGAGGGATGATGTGCGACGGCGATTTCTAGCAGTGGCGGCATCATCAACAGGCTCATCTTCTCTGACGATGTTGAAGTCCTCTTCTTCTTTGACAGTGTAGTGCGTGGCAACGAAGTTAAAATTTAGGGTTTCGGAATAAATGTTGAAGTGGGATGGCTTACCCGGGGAGGGGGAAGAAAAGGGTTTTCCCGGGCCTAGAGAGATGACCATGAGCGACGGCGGTATGCAATGGTGTAGTCGGGGTGCCACCAGAGCTGCAAGGATGAAGGTTGGTGGTTGGCGGGGATGTGAGCTAGGGAAAGGGGAGGTGCAAGGGAAGCTATAGGTTAGGAGACGGTGGTGGCAGTGGTGTTTCTGTGGTGCGAGTCACCGGAGTTAGAAGATGACACGACAAGGAAATGGCGTCACCGCTTGgcttggggaggaggagatggggagggagagaaggacaGTCAACCAAATGAGGCTCACCGCACAAAGGTGGGGAGGAGAGCAATATCGCAGATCTCAATCTGTCTAACTTACTCTCAGGGAGAAGGATAACATGATAAGTAAGGAAGATACTACTGTCCACGTACAAAAGTCGATAGAACCATAACTGTCCAAAAAATTGATTGAAATCTAGGGTATTTTCAGGTGACCAAAATTTACAAGTCCTATATCTCAAATGCTTGTTTTGAAGTTATACGGTACTCGGTGCTTATGATACTACTTccatttcaagttataagacgttttgactttggtcaaagtcaagctgcttcaagtttgtagaaaaaataacaatattttcagcccaagataaatttattatgaaaatatattcaagtattgatttaatgaaactaatttgatattataaatattactatatttatctataaacttagttaaacttgaattagtttgactttaaccaaagtcaaaacgttttataacctgaaacggagggagtagtacttataagaaaaaaatgcgTATGCGTTGAGAATGCACATTcaatttagtactccctccgtcccacaatataagggattttcagtttttgcttgcaacgcttgaccactcgtcttattcaattttttttgcaaatataaaaaatgaaaagttgtgcttaaagtactatagataataaagtaagtcacaaataaaataaataataatttcaaaaaaatttgaataaaacgagtggtcaaacgttgcaagaaaaactcaaaatcccttatattaatggacggaggaagtacgttGTATGCGTGTGGTGTACCGTGTATTGCGCGCGCATGCCTGCCTTATTTGCTGAATGATGGAGTATTTAAAGCATGCATACGCCCATCATCAAAGAAACACCTGTAAACAAACAATTATCGTACGTGTAGTCAGTTAATAACAAGCTGTCAGATTGGTTGCCAACTCTCATCTAGCTAGCCACGCACATTCTGGCCTAGGGCTGGATCGGAGAGTTAACGAGAACATCGGTACGCCGACGATAAATGCAGCATCGATCGAGCGAGCTAGCCGGCCCGCGAGAGCGCTGTACTGCACTACCGCTACTACTGCGTCGTGGTACTACGGATGACAAATTGGCAAATGGCCAACCTACAATACCGTACAAGTGCAACCGATCTATCGACCGATTAAGACTGTGtttcagcgtaaagtttggattttcgttaaaattagagatgatgtgactaaaaagttacgtgtgtatgacacgttgatatgatgaaaaaggactgaagtttggatctaaactttagatctaaacgcAGCCTAacctaggaaaaaaaaacatggccgAGCTTAATTAATGAACTAATAAAACAAGCCATAATATCACACAGATCCATGGAGTCCGTACGTTGACGCATCGATCACGCGCCGGcttggtcgatcgatcgaggagTGAGCGAGATAGCAGTAGCACTAGCAGCACACAGCACACGGGACGTCGTACGTTCGTGCAGCGGCCGCGGCTGGGGTCAGCATCAACACGGCCGTCCGGCaacggcgcccgcggcgcggcagtCGTATGGCGGGTGCGCCGCGTCCGGTACCAAAATACCTGGACAAGAACAATAAAAAATGGCGCCCCGTACTCCTCCTCGGCCCAAGTCCCCTGTCACTAGGGATAGCGCCTAGGCCTAGCTGGAATTGAGATCACCTGCAGTTGCTAGTATGACTACAACTTTAGCAGTTATTCATCTAACTTTGGATCGAATAACAAGGATTCAGATTACACAAGAGTAATGTTCATCATATATATTACTGTAGCAAGATGATCTTGTAGCAAATGTTGAGAACAGTACTGCTCCATAAATCTTGACAGTATTGAGAGCATGAGACTGCTAAACCTGTAGTCCTTATTCAAACTGCACAAGATCCCAATCCGCCTAGCTGGTGTAGCCGCTGCGACCCGCGGTCCGGCCTGGTCGAGGCTTGCTTCAGGCACTGCGAGGCGTGCCTGcaatttttacattttaatcCTTTTATTAAActtattaatagaaaaaaaaactaatagcGCAGAAGGAGATCATGGGCTCAACATCATCTTTGAATCGAAAGCATTGAGCCTCAACACTTGTTCGAGGTGGTACAGACTTGTTAGGTATGGAAGCTCAATAACATAATATCAATATTATTATTAGCATTGACCTCTATGGACTATGGTTCAGATAAAAAGATATGCATGCtttaactaataataaaacaggGCGACTCTCTCATCCAATAGATCATGGTTCAAACTCCGAACCATTCAcctctttttatttctttttctaacAAACTTTCACATGGGAATTATGTTAAGGTTGCTACCACCTTGAATAAGAGATTAGTGCCAATGTCACTACTTTGAAACAAATCATCACCTCACAGGATAAGGATGTTACTGGGCTTAAGGTCTATTTCTgtgattactccctccatcttaaaaaGGAATGAAATTCTACGTATAAACACATATAGATCTATTTCTgtgattactccctccatcttaaaaaGGAATGAATTTATACTTATGAACCTGGACATATGGCTCTCCAAATTCATATACGGTAGAGTAATCGTTTTTTAGGGTGTAGTTAATTTTCCGAGGGATCTATTTGCAATAAACTTTATGAAATGAATATTCCATGAAAGAGGGAACGCGCCAAGTGGAGCAGTAACTCCCCCCCGGGCCGTTTTCTTTCCTTTGATCAGTCGCTGAAACGGCCGGTCACTGCTCATCAGCAGGAACAAAAGCTAACGACagagaggagaacgagaggggGGCTGGTCTGATCGTAGGTGCCTGCTGGCTATGGAGAGCAGATGGGCGCACCCACGCATGGCACATTGTCACAATGTCACGTTTAGGCACAGTCGGAGAAGAgtggacacacacacacaatagcTAGTGATGAGAGATATAGGCGGTGAGGGTCTCTTTATAAACAGAGAGCTGTGAGTACAGCAAGTTTAGGACCTGTTTAGATCCCGCCAAAAGTTTTACACCATATCAGTAGCGGAGCCATAAATTACTAAAGAGTAGGGCTTAAGTAGTGAGTTATTTATCTTTTTCTAAATTTACATGGTGATTTAACATAATTTAGCCATGATTTTGAAGGCAGGCCTAGGGTCTAAGCCCTAGCTGCCCTAGGTCTACCTCCACCCCTGCAccatatcacatcgaacgtttgatcacatgcatgaaatattaaatatagtctaaaaaataactaattgtacatattgcgactaatttgcgagagaAATCTTTTAAGCCAAATTGcttcataatttgacaatgtggtgctacagtaaatatttgctaatgactgattaattaggcttaataaattcgtcttgcagtttactgataaattctgtaattagttttttttattagtgctcgAACAACTCAcgtgacaccctatataatatccaatgtgatacgccaaaactttacacccttggATCTAAACCACCccttaatagtatagccagctactagctccaattcatataTAACCAATCcaatagcttattcatacaatagttccTATCAtcatatactacaccattaatatttATTCACATATCTTAGAAGTCTATGCTATAGTTTCCTATAGAAGTCTATGCTATagttggctataaatctgtaacctctatctcctcttctctcttcttatcCGTATGTGTTTAGAGCTGACTTGTAGGGTAGTATTGTACTCGCTCGTATAGGCCGCGGGCTGCTGGTTTCCAAGGATAATAAACGCACGACGACCCCGGCCTCCTTTTCTTTCctgctatatatatacctcCTCACCCCACAGGCCACACCCGTCCACCCCCCGTAACATTAACTCCTTTGTTCAGCTTGACACTCCATTGCAGAGGGAGGGTATAGCTGGTGACAGAGAGAAATGGGCGAGGAGGCCAATTGCAACGTCGCGATGGAGTCCGCTGCGCCCAAGGAGAACGGCCACACCACCggtggcgccgcggcggaggccaaggccgccgccgcctgggctGAGATCGCCGTCAccgacgccgcggcggtgccaaagccgacgccgccgcctgcggccGTGGCCGTCGACCCCCGGCTTCAGGGCATCTCCGACGCCATCCGCGTCGTCCCCCACTTCCCCAAGCAAGGTCCGTCTCTCCCCTCTCGGTTCGCCAGTTTGCCATATGTGCAAATACCTAGTGGTATCTGAATATCTGCGCGCGCGGCGTGCATGCAGGCATCATGTTCAACGACAtcacgccgctgctgctgcgcccgGGGGTGTTCAAGGACGCCgtcgacatcttcgtcgagcGCTACCGCGGcatggccatcgccgccgtcgccggtaaACACTTTTTGATCAGtactactctttattgtcatttgaTTATTGTTTCTGTCGCGCGGAGCCGGAGAGGTGGGCAGTCAGGGGCGGAGAGGCGGTGTTCTGAGATTCCGTAATATCTTTGCGCGAGATCTCCCCTGGTCCTCTCCTGGTCCTTTTGCTCCCCCATGCCTTGTCGTCGCCCGCACGCACATCGCCTCCCGCTGCACTTTTCCGCGTAACTACCACCCCCGGCGCCGTTGCTTTCCTCGGGAGAATAATACTAGTAGTAGACGCTAGTATTATCATAACCACTTCGGTGATCCTCTCACAGCGACAGGACACACACGGCCTCACGGCACAGTGCTCTGGCCGGCCGGAGCCGGCAGGTACCGGCTGTGTTATTTCCTTGAAGTTCTCAACCTCTATCTCGTTTTTCCGTACGCAcgcttatatttttttataaaaagttagtttctatatgaaaattgtttaaaaaaatcaaattaatttatttaaaaaattttagctaatacttaattgatCATGTAACAATATatgcttcgttttgcgtgccggtCCTCTCGAACGCAGATGGCTCGTATCTTGGGTGGATACAGTACTATGAACGGGACTGTGATCGTCACGATCGTGGACTGATAAAAGACCTCCTGGCCCTAcaggggtgggggggggggcgttTAATACAGTACTAACTCTCCGCTGGTCACGCCCCCGTTCTGCCAGCGCCAGATTCGCTACGATTCTGCCGCGGAAATTTGCCGGTTCGTCCGTCTCTCGGGCCATCAAATCCAGGGCCACACCCTACGAGCTTATCAACGGGGGTGGTGGGTGTTTGTCTACGCTACGTACGCATCGCGGAGGCAGCCGTGCGctgcgccgagccgagccgggcCAGAATGTCATTCTGGCCCCGTGCGCTGCACTGCGCGCCTGCGCCTTGGCCCCCGCCCATGACGCGTCGCGTTTTTCCAGGCTTCTCGCCGagcctgccgctgctgctgctgccaccacCGACCCGTGTGCAGCACAGCAGCGGCCGGAATCTGCCGCATTCAATAGCGTATCGGGGGCGCATGTAGAAGCCCTGGCACGGGCAGATctcgcggcgaggaggcgagagGTGGGGGGAACCCAAGGCCCGGACCATCGGACGGCCCCAGCATCGCCTGCGTGTGATCGGACGGTGGGGAGGGTGGGGGATTCGTGGTAGgcctaaaattgattttttttattttatttttacccCACTGGAGGGGGGTGGCTCACTGATGTCATGCATGTGCCCGATCTGCTGTCGTTTTCACTGGAAAGTACTGCTTCTGAGATTTTGCTTTGTTGTTTGTTGGATACTCTGTCTGGCTCCCTGCGATTCCTTGTTCCTGGTTTGTTTTCCTTCtgtttctcctcctccccccctgTTTTCGCTTATTATTTTAACATATATCTCATTCCTTGTTCTTGACTTTTAATACTACTATCAGCTTGGCAGGTTGCTAGTTAATGTTTCATTCCTGGTTGTGACTTTGGTTTGTTTGACCAGGGATTGAGGCTAGGGGGTTCATATTTGGCCCGGCGATCGCGCTGGCAATTGGCGCCAAATTCATACCGTTGCGTAAGCCCAAGAAACTCCCAGGTGAGTGAGGCTCGCTCTCTCTCTGAAAAAGTGTTGTGCAAATCTGTTTGCTGGTGATATAAGATATGATTAGCTCGCGCTGGCAGCCTAGTTAAGTATGCTTAGTTACCTTACCTGTTTATAAAAGAGCTGCTCTGTTCCATTACTCTGACAACAAAGCTGTGTCACTAGTCCATCCCTTTTTATGCTGCCCATGATGTAATCTGAAGAGATATGATGTACTTTCTGTCTTTGCACTTTCCATCACATGTTCTATTAGAGTATCAGATAGACACATACTGTCGAGGGTCTCTTTTACACATTTTCTATTAGAGTATCGGATAAACACATACTGTTGTTGTTTTTTACATACGCTGTTGTGTTGTGCACCACCTTTCTTGTAAAGTATGATTGTGTTTGCCTTGCTTATCAAATCATTTTTTGCAGTAACCGCCATCCCTGACATctgcttttaatttttttctacaaacgtGAAAGGCGAGGTGATTTCTGAGACGTATGTTCTCGAGTACGGGACCGATTGCTTGCAGATGCATGTTGGCGCCATTGAACCTGGTGAGCGTGTGCTGATCGTTGATGATCTGGTTGCAACTGGTGGGACACTTTGTGCTGCTATAAGGCTTCTTGGTACGCACTACTTCTTAATCTGAAATGCATTTTAAATGAAACCCTTGATCCATTGTGATACTATATGCAACTAGTAGTATCTCAATAGAGCTTGGCAAAAATGCTGACAACAATCTTGCAATgactatttatttttctatgtggCTTCTGTGAAATGCAGAGGTCTTTTCCCCGTTCGCACATTCACAACACGCTATTCTTCTGGCCTGTAACAGTGAAGCTCTCGATTGTGCCTTGTGATCCCGTGACATGTTTGCAGCAAGCACTAGTGCTTGGCAGTTTGCCACAATATCAAATTATCCAGTACCGTGTCTTGAAACTGTGCCCACACTCCGAACATAGTTTCTTCACACTATTAATCCAAATCTATAGTACTGCAGGAATAGTGTCTGAAATAAATCGAGTAGTCATGAAAAGTAATAACCAACGACAGGCATCCGTACCTGCTAGTGGTGACCGGTGGAGGACCATGATATCTTCGTTGCTTATAGGCATACTGTTGTCCTTAATGCGATGTGACTCTATAATCAAGACAATCCTTGTTTGAAGATTTTTGTTTGGAGAGAATCTTGGCTGAAGATATGTCCTATGGAGTTTGCTTGAGGACATGATTTGATTTTGACACTACATGTTTCGAGTACTCCTGTCGTAGTGAATCCAGTAACCCcacctcattttctttttcagagAGATAACCCCACCGAATTACTCCAGGCCAGTATGATTTGTCAAAACACAACACAGGCTACAT of the Oryza sativa Japonica Group chromosome 2, ASM3414082v1 genome contains:
- the LOC4329972 gene encoding adenine phosphoribosyltransferase 4, encoding MGEEANCNVAMESAAPKENGHTTGGAAAEAKAAAAWAEIAVTDAAAVPKPTPPPAAVAVDPRLQGISDAIRVVPHFPKQGIMFNDITPLLLRPGVFKDAVDIFVERYRGMAIAAVAGIEARGFIFGPAIALAIGAKFIPLRKPKKLPGEVISETYVLEYGTDCLQMHVGAIEPGERVLIVDDLVATGGTLCAAIRLLERAGADVVECACLIGLPKFKDFYKLNGKPVYVLVESREYEK